Proteins from a single region of Geothrix sp. PMB-07:
- a CDS encoding prenyltransferase, which yields MTGGTFPVRRFFERLIGPRAMPYLLHLRPLEWPIMSAHFLLGTLLAAGWGLRAKPSFLGWLVFVALMNGGTLAINSAFDKDEGDIGYLKAPPKPPDHLLAFSLVLLGASSLLGFLLPRPFTYINLACVVMSLLYSVPPPRLKARAGWDLIINCLGFGLLTPLAGWALTGLPFSRAILLAGVGFAFLFGTLYPMTQIYQVAEDSRRGDRTLVIQVGVGRSLWFALVVALVAHACFFAALVSQGRPVLFLLPSLLAWLAVLIPWIRQWRNWTDQRHEAGMYWGLAAWAVTDLSLLALLWP from the coding sequence ATGACGGGGGGAACCTTCCCCGTCCGGCGGTTTTTTGAGCGGCTGATTGGACCGCGGGCCATGCCCTACCTGCTGCACCTGCGGCCCCTGGAATGGCCCATCATGAGCGCCCACTTTCTGCTGGGCACCTTGCTGGCCGCAGGATGGGGCCTACGGGCCAAGCCCTCCTTTCTGGGTTGGCTGGTCTTCGTGGCCCTAATGAACGGCGGCACCCTCGCCATCAACAGCGCCTTCGACAAGGATGAGGGCGACATCGGCTACCTGAAGGCGCCGCCGAAGCCACCCGACCACCTGTTGGCCTTTTCACTGGTGCTGCTCGGTGCCAGTTCCTTGCTGGGCTTTCTTCTGCCCCGGCCCTTCACCTACATCAACCTGGCCTGCGTGGTCATGAGCCTGCTCTATTCGGTACCGCCGCCTCGTCTCAAGGCCCGGGCTGGATGGGATCTGATCATCAACTGCCTGGGTTTCGGCCTCCTGACGCCCCTGGCTGGCTGGGCCCTCACGGGCCTGCCCTTCAGCCGGGCCATTCTTCTGGCTGGCGTCGGCTTCGCGTTCCTGTTCGGCACCCTCTACCCCATGACCCAGATCTACCAGGTAGCGGAAGATTCGCGACGGGGCGACCGGACTCTGGTCATCCAGGTGGGTGTGGGGCGCAGCCTCTGGTTCGCCTTGGTCGTGGCCCTCGTGGCCCATGCCTGCTTCTTCGCAGCCCTGGTCTCTCAAGGGCGCCCTGTGCTTTTCCTCCTGCCATCCCTTCTGGCCTGGCTTGCAGTGCTGATCCCCTGGATTCGCCAGTGGCGAAACTGGACCGATCAGCGGCACGAAGCTGGCATGTACTGGGGGCTGGCTGCCTGGGCTGTGACGGATTTGAGCCTCCTCGCCTTGCTTTGGCCTTAA
- a CDS encoding serine hydrolase, translating to MGFGKGVRWAGSLLATGCLCLSAGAPHAPAQLALKSASALVLDQNTGKPLVEKQAGAVVPIASLTKLMTAMVLLDAHLDPKEKLTITKDDLDVLRHSRSRLPVGTQLPREQALLLALLASENRAAHALGRTFPGGLPAFVHAMNAKAAQLGLTGTRFEDPTGLSSGNVATAWDLARILQTAYTYPEIRDFTTRPEANLQAGRRSIAFPNTNALVRNSRWNIGLSKTGYIEEAGRCLVMQAMLANRPVLVILLDSWGKYSRLGDANRIKQWLEARRGSKG from the coding sequence ATGGGATTCGGGAAGGGCGTGCGTTGGGCGGGTTCTTTGCTGGCCACAGGCTGCCTCTGTCTCAGCGCCGGGGCTCCTCACGCGCCTGCCCAGCTGGCCCTGAAATCGGCCTCAGCCCTGGTGCTGGATCAAAACACAGGCAAGCCGCTGGTGGAAAAGCAGGCCGGGGCCGTGGTACCCATTGCCTCTCTCACCAAACTTATGACAGCGATGGTGCTGCTGGATGCCCACCTGGATCCCAAGGAAAAACTCACCATCACCAAGGACGACTTGGATGTGCTCCGCCACAGCCGCTCCCGGCTGCCCGTGGGCACGCAACTCCCGCGGGAACAGGCTCTCCTGCTGGCACTGCTGGCCTCGGAAAACCGTGCGGCTCATGCCCTGGGGCGCACCTTCCCTGGCGGACTGCCGGCCTTTGTCCACGCCATGAATGCCAAGGCCGCCCAGTTGGGCTTGACGGGCACCCGCTTTGAGGACCCCACGGGCCTCTCCAGCGGTAACGTTGCCACAGCCTGGGATTTGGCCCGGATCCTTCAGACGGCCTACACCTATCCCGAAATCCGGGATTTCACCACCCGCCCCGAGGCGAACCTCCAGGCTGGGCGCCGCAGCATCGCCTTCCCCAACACCAATGCCCTGGTGCGCAACTCCCGTTGGAATATCGGCCTCTCCAAGACCGGCTACATCGAGGAGGCTGGCCGTTGTCTGGTGATGCAGGCCATGCTGGCCAACCGGCCCGTGCTGGTCATCCTGCTGGATTCCTGGGGCAAGTACAGCCGGCTGGGCGATGCCAACCGCATCAAGCAATGGCTGGAGGCCCGTCGCGGCTCCAAGGGCTGA
- a CDS encoding polyphenol oxidase family protein, with translation MPARRLNQVHRCGVVEASDAVVEGDGLWTATPGRRIGVRVADCVPVLLAGPLKDGTPWVAALHAGWRGATGHGDPTPGGGILRRGVARYRALGGDPARLVWAFGPAILACHLEVGEEVIDAARLDPAWQEGLRSAGPSGKPHLDLHGLLRAQALDLGLAAEKEGTVALCTVCRPDLLYSYRRGETTSRQWGWIEIG, from the coding sequence TTGCCCGCCCGGCGCCTGAACCAGGTGCATCGCTGCGGCGTGGTGGAAGCCTCCGATGCGGTTGTCGAAGGCGATGGCCTCTGGACCGCGACCCCCGGCCGCCGGATTGGCGTGCGGGTGGCCGATTGCGTGCCGGTGTTGTTGGCGGGCCCGCTGAAGGATGGAACGCCGTGGGTGGCGGCCCTGCATGCGGGTTGGCGCGGTGCCACGGGCCACGGAGATCCCACGCCCGGGGGCGGCATCCTGCGTCGCGGCGTGGCCCGGTACCGAGCCCTGGGTGGCGACCCGGCGCGTCTGGTGTGGGCTTTCGGCCCCGCCATTCTGGCCTGCCACCTGGAGGTGGGCGAGGAGGTCATCGACGCGGCCCGGCTCGACCCAGCTTGGCAGGAGGGCCTGCGCAGCGCAGGCCCTTCGGGCAAACCCCACCTGGACCTTCACGGTCTGTTGCGGGCCCAGGCCCTCGATCTGGGTTTGGCGGCGGAAAAGGAAGGCACCGTGGCCCTCTGCACCGTTTGCCGCCCCGACCTGCTCTACTCCTACCGCCGCGGGGAAACCACCAGCCGCCAGTGGGGCTGGATCGAGATCGGCTAA
- a CDS encoding SpoVG family protein yields MLNITDIRITKVEGDDKLKGFAALVIDDCFLVGDLRVVEGEDGYFVAMPSRRKRDGSFKDIAYPLNNNLREQIEEKVLLAYEAATGHRAISRIERGEAAQVRPDLLSVEEFGFTPKPNP; encoded by the coding sequence ATGCTCAACATCACGGATATCCGCATCACCAAGGTGGAAGGCGACGACAAGCTGAAGGGCTTCGCGGCCCTGGTCATTGATGACTGCTTCCTGGTGGGCGACCTTCGCGTGGTGGAAGGCGAGGACGGCTACTTCGTGGCCATGCCCAGCCGCCGCAAGCGGGACGGCAGCTTCAAGGACATCGCCTATCCCCTGAACAACAACCTGCGCGAACAAATCGAAGAGAAAGTGTTGCTGGCCTATGAAGCGGCCACCGGGCACCGCGCCATCAGCCGCATCGAACGGGGCGAGGCCGCCCAGGTTCGGCCTGATCTGCTCAGTGTCGAAGAGTTCGGCTTCACCCCCAAACCCAATCCCTGA
- a CDS encoding serine/threonine-protein kinase: protein MGDLDNLNLPSAIGRYQVIRLLGTGAMGSVVLAEDPRIKRKVAIKLMRFDYVRTEADKHEYLARFQREAEVSGLLNHPGIVAIYDVGEVEGLGPFLAMEFVPGRPLDGILKGDSLLSLKEKFRIAVGLAEALDHAHAKGVVHRDVKPGNVMVAEDGRAKLMDFGIAKREDASLTQTGTFLGTPSYASPEQIKDGSVDNRSDIFSFGVLVFELMSGQSPFPGTSINTILYRIVNEPPIEVQPPVVGLLPEGWRRVFDRVLAKQPADRHPSCTAFVRDLLDAVVELGKEDRRELLGLMGMSRDATIPEITSTSFDETMVVGRSEDKKPNRTWLVALGLVAALSMGWWLFLRGPKGTRLQIKSQPSGAEVFVNDLPVGRTPVNQPLVPGDRLRLELKGYRPVAYDLKAGETAPAEFPLLPIVTEELVNSTPAEATVVLDEKAIEGQTPLKVQWNQGQPHRLTITKGRLGFAADFGPGETPGGRAFELKEAATAETLQEPALDPKAPGAVKLSGGFSVKVKADGKDLGELSPGAKLPLDPGPHQLELSSVRHHYRDRRSVTIAAGQTLALTLPGLATLTVETFPGTGKVFVDDQDTGIESDGSSVQIAQGRHSITVRGPKGIKHQTVDLTGDKTLKFPL, encoded by the coding sequence ATGGGCGATCTCGACAACCTCAACCTCCCCAGCGCGATTGGCCGGTATCAGGTCATCCGGCTGCTGGGAACTGGGGCCATGGGCAGCGTGGTTCTGGCCGAGGATCCCCGGATCAAGCGCAAGGTGGCCATCAAGCTCATGCGGTTCGACTACGTGCGCACCGAAGCCGATAAGCATGAGTATCTGGCTCGTTTTCAGCGAGAAGCGGAAGTATCTGGCCTGCTGAACCACCCGGGTATCGTGGCCATCTACGACGTGGGAGAGGTGGAGGGGCTGGGGCCCTTTCTGGCCATGGAGTTCGTTCCAGGCAGGCCCCTGGACGGCATCCTCAAGGGCGATTCCCTCCTGAGCCTCAAGGAGAAGTTCCGGATCGCCGTGGGGCTGGCCGAAGCCCTGGATCACGCCCATGCCAAGGGCGTCGTACACCGGGACGTGAAACCTGGCAACGTCATGGTGGCCGAGGATGGGCGGGCCAAGCTCATGGATTTCGGCATCGCCAAACGGGAGGATGCCAGCCTCACACAGACCGGCACCTTCCTGGGAACCCCCAGCTACGCAAGCCCCGAACAGATCAAGGATGGCTCCGTCGACAACCGCTCGGACATCTTCAGCTTCGGTGTGCTGGTTTTCGAGCTCATGAGCGGGCAGTCGCCCTTTCCCGGAACGTCCATCAACACCATCCTCTACCGCATCGTGAACGAGCCCCCCATTGAGGTGCAGCCGCCCGTGGTGGGCCTCCTTCCTGAGGGCTGGCGGCGGGTCTTCGACCGCGTGCTCGCCAAGCAGCCCGCGGATCGCCACCCTTCCTGCACAGCTTTCGTGCGCGACCTTCTGGATGCCGTGGTGGAACTGGGCAAGGAGGATCGGCGCGAGTTGCTGGGCCTCATGGGCATGAGCCGGGATGCCACCATTCCCGAGATCACCTCCACCTCCTTCGACGAAACCATGGTGGTGGGGCGGTCCGAGGACAAGAAACCCAACCGGACCTGGCTGGTCGCCCTGGGCCTCGTCGCTGCCCTGTCCATGGGCTGGTGGCTGTTCCTGCGCGGGCCCAAGGGCACCCGACTCCAGATCAAATCTCAGCCTTCGGGGGCCGAGGTCTTCGTGAACGATCTGCCGGTGGGCCGCACACCCGTGAACCAGCCCCTGGTCCCCGGGGATCGGCTGCGACTCGAACTGAAGGGGTATCGCCCCGTGGCCTATGACCTCAAGGCCGGAGAGACGGCACCAGCTGAATTCCCCCTCCTGCCGATTGTGACGGAAGAGTTGGTGAACTCGACGCCAGCCGAAGCCACAGTGGTGCTCGATGAGAAGGCCATCGAGGGGCAAACGCCTTTGAAGGTCCAGTGGAACCAGGGTCAGCCGCACCGGCTGACCATCACCAAGGGGCGCCTGGGCTTTGCAGCGGATTTCGGTCCTGGCGAGACCCCCGGCGGACGGGCCTTCGAGTTGAAGGAAGCTGCCACCGCCGAGACCTTGCAGGAGCCGGCCCTGGACCCCAAAGCCCCCGGTGCGGTCAAGCTATCCGGCGGGTTCAGTGTGAAGGTGAAGGCCGATGGCAAAGATCTCGGCGAGCTGAGCCCCGGCGCCAAACTGCCCCTCGATCCGGGCCCGCACCAACTGGAGCTGTCGAGTGTGCGGCACCATTACAGGGATCGCCGCAGCGTCACCATCGCCGCGGGCCAAACGCTGGCGCTCACCCTTCCGGGGCTGGCCACGCTCACGGTGGAGACGTTCCCAGGCACAGGCAAGGTCTTCGTGGATGACCAGGACACGGGCATCGAAAGCGATGGCAGCAGTGTCCAGATCGCCCAGGGCCGTCATTCCATCACCGTCCGCGGCCCCAAGGGCATCAAGCATCAGACCGTGGACCTCACCGGTGACAAGACCCTCAAATTCCCGTTATAG
- a CDS encoding cellulose synthase family protein, producing the protein MEVVKTVVLGTYFTLLTILSIYGAHRLWMLLLYYRHKKDVPQPVGDENYLPMVTVQLAVFNEMNVIERLMDYVVKMDWPKEKLEIQVLDDSTDDTVKVASAVVDRYKALGFDIHYLHRTDRTGFKAGALSEGLKVAKGELVAMFDADFLPTVDFLRKAVPHFANEKVAFVQGCWAHLNREFSLLTQVQAILLDGHFVFEHTARHRSKAFFNFSGTAGMWRVSAIADAGGWEHDTITEDADLSYRAQLKGWKGVYLKDLVVPAELPVEVNAFKSQQHRWAKGNAQVIRKLMKTIWKSNESLHTKLECWFHLTANCNYMLMVVLSIIMVPAMIFRAGTPVHILLLTDGPFFLLNAVSVGLYFGLSQKELTDNTGWVRRLKYIPGLMGLGIGLALNQAKAVLEGFFTDDKEFKRTPKYGVDAEGNSVTKRAYKVPKSLMTFLELGFAIYYFGAVLVAIYIRKWASVPFLWLFFSGFSYMSILSLADVKLFRRLAMDEPADDAQNAANFVQ; encoded by the coding sequence ATGGAAGTCGTCAAAACCGTCGTGCTTGGCACCTACTTCACCCTGCTCACCATCCTGAGCATCTACGGGGCGCACCGCCTCTGGATGCTGCTGCTCTACTATCGCCACAAGAAGGACGTGCCTCAGCCCGTGGGCGATGAGAACTACCTTCCGATGGTCACGGTGCAGCTGGCCGTGTTCAACGAGATGAACGTCATCGAGCGCCTCATGGACTACGTCGTGAAGATGGACTGGCCCAAGGAGAAGCTCGAGATCCAGGTGCTGGATGACTCCACGGACGACACCGTGAAGGTGGCGAGCGCCGTGGTGGACCGCTACAAGGCTTTGGGTTTCGACATCCACTACCTGCACCGGACGGATCGTACCGGCTTCAAGGCTGGCGCCCTCTCCGAAGGCCTCAAGGTCGCCAAGGGTGAACTGGTGGCCATGTTCGACGCCGACTTCCTGCCCACGGTCGACTTCCTCCGCAAGGCCGTGCCCCATTTCGCCAATGAGAAGGTCGCTTTCGTGCAGGGCTGCTGGGCCCACCTGAACCGCGAATTCTCCCTGCTGACCCAGGTCCAGGCCATCCTGCTCGACGGCCACTTCGTCTTCGAGCACACCGCCCGCCACCGCTCCAAGGCCTTCTTCAACTTCAGCGGCACTGCCGGCATGTGGCGCGTGTCCGCCATCGCCGATGCGGGTGGCTGGGAGCACGACACCATCACTGAGGATGCGGATCTGTCCTACCGCGCCCAGCTCAAGGGCTGGAAGGGCGTCTACCTGAAGGACCTCGTCGTTCCCGCCGAGCTGCCCGTGGAAGTCAACGCCTTCAAGAGCCAGCAGCACCGCTGGGCCAAGGGCAACGCCCAGGTCATCCGCAAGCTCATGAAGACCATCTGGAAGTCCAACGAGAGCCTGCACACCAAGCTGGAGTGCTGGTTCCACCTGACGGCCAACTGCAACTACATGCTGATGGTGGTGCTCTCCATCATCATGGTGCCCGCCATGATCTTCCGGGCCGGCACGCCCGTTCACATCCTGCTGCTGACCGATGGCCCCTTCTTCCTGCTGAACGCCGTGAGCGTGGGCCTCTATTTCGGCCTCTCCCAGAAGGAACTGACGGACAACACCGGTTGGGTGCGGCGCCTGAAGTACATCCCCGGCCTCATGGGCCTGGGCATTGGCCTCGCCCTGAACCAGGCCAAGGCCGTGCTGGAAGGTTTTTTTACCGATGACAAGGAATTCAAGCGCACGCCGAAGTATGGCGTGGATGCCGAGGGCAATTCCGTGACGAAGCGGGCCTACAAGGTGCCCAAGAGCCTCATGACCTTCCTGGAGCTGGGCTTCGCCATCTACTACTTCGGCGCGGTGCTGGTGGCCATCTACATCCGCAAGTGGGCCTCGGTGCCCTTCCTCTGGCTGTTCTTCAGCGGCTTCTCCTACATGAGCATCCTGTCCCTGGCCGACGTGAAGCTGTTCCGTCGACTGGCCATGGATGAGCCCGCCGACGACGCCCAGAACGCGGCGAATTTCGTCCAGTAA
- a CDS encoding EscU/YscU/HrcU family type III secretion system export apparatus switch protein, translating into MARPTARPGSTRSHAVALRYRPEAPFQDAAPRLVAKGQGLLAERILELAKQHGVSVSKDPDLLAALEPLDLHRLIPPDLFQAVAVLLANLYRANKELTPR; encoded by the coding sequence ATGGCTCGTCCCACGGCCCGTCCCGGATCCACCCGTTCCCACGCTGTCGCTTTGCGGTACCGGCCGGAGGCTCCTTTCCAGGACGCCGCCCCGAGACTTGTTGCCAAGGGCCAGGGGCTTCTGGCCGAGCGCATCCTGGAGCTGGCCAAACAGCACGGGGTGTCCGTCTCTAAGGACCCTGACCTGCTGGCGGCCCTGGAACCCCTCGATCTGCACCGACTCATCCCACCGGACCTCTTCCAGGCCGTAGCCGTGCTGTTGGCGAACCTTTACAGGGCCAACAAAGAACTGACGCCACGATGA
- a CDS encoding PHP domain-containing protein: MIDLHCHTLHSDGTDTSEGLALLGDEARLSALCLTDHDTLAGIPGFLAMQPRVKVRLLVGTELSCRFLNQSLHVLGLLVDPANARFQARLVELRGRRDDRNRRMILRLAELGCPVTYEDVQAQADSPLLSRVHFAKALAARGFVRRPQEAFTRLIGDDCPGFVPREELSPAEASLWIREAGGVPVVAHPGRFAGGGFRWEQAMAELQREGLEGLEGYYGEYRAAEQKYFVTLAAKLGMVVTGGSDYHGGNKPGLRLGRGRGGLQVPDDLLDRLETQQRIGSYR, from the coding sequence ATGATCGACCTCCACTGCCATACCCTCCACTCGGATGGAACGGATACGTCCGAAGGGCTGGCTCTGCTCGGAGACGAGGCACGGCTATCGGCCCTTTGCCTCACGGACCACGACACCCTCGCCGGCATACCTGGTTTCCTGGCCATGCAGCCCCGGGTGAAGGTGCGCCTGCTGGTGGGCACCGAGCTCAGCTGCCGGTTTCTGAATCAGTCATTGCACGTGCTCGGCCTGCTGGTCGATCCGGCCAATGCCCGGTTCCAAGCCCGCCTGGTGGAGCTTCGCGGGCGGCGGGATGACCGGAACCGGCGGATGATTCTGCGGCTGGCTGAGCTGGGTTGCCCTGTCACCTACGAGGATGTCCAGGCCCAGGCGGATTCCCCCCTGCTCTCCCGGGTGCACTTCGCCAAGGCCCTTGCGGCACGGGGCTTCGTGCGCCGTCCCCAGGAAGCCTTCACACGGCTCATCGGCGATGATTGCCCGGGGTTCGTCCCCCGGGAGGAACTGAGCCCTGCCGAAGCCTCCCTCTGGATCCGCGAGGCCGGAGGCGTGCCCGTGGTGGCTCATCCGGGCCGTTTCGCCGGCGGCGGTTTCCGCTGGGAACAGGCCATGGCCGAGCTGCAGCGCGAGGGGCTGGAGGGCCTCGAAGGCTACTACGGTGAATACCGTGCGGCCGAGCAGAAGTACTTTGTGACCTTGGCCGCGAAACTGGGCATGGTGGTCACCGGCGGCAGCGACTACCACGGGGGGAACAAACCGGGCCTTCGGCTCGGCCGTGGCAGGGGGGGGCTTCAGGTACCAGACGACCTGCTGGATCGTTTGGAAACGCAGCAAAGAATTGGCAGTTACAGGTAG
- a CDS encoding response regulator: MSNRILLVEDDPINVKFIQTVLVKKGGYEVLVSEEVDEILRLAHEADLLAIIMDVSLSRSNYEGRKVDGIFITQLLKKDEITRHIPVLLATAHAMFGDREKYLELTGAEGYIAKPIHDPATLIDAVKAVIAP, translated from the coding sequence ATGTCCAACCGCATCCTCCTGGTGGAGGACGATCCCATCAATGTGAAATTCATCCAGACCGTGCTCGTCAAAAAAGGCGGGTACGAAGTGCTGGTCTCTGAAGAAGTGGATGAGATCCTTCGCCTCGCCCATGAGGCCGATCTGCTGGCCATCATCATGGATGTGAGCCTTTCCAGATCCAACTACGAAGGGCGTAAGGTCGATGGCATCTTCATCACCCAGCTCCTGAAGAAGGATGAAATCACGCGCCACATTCCGGTGCTGCTCGCCACGGCCCACGCCATGTTCGGCGACCGCGAAAAGTACCTGGAACTCACGGGCGCCGAAGGCTACATAGCCAAGCCGATCCACGACCCCGCCACCCTGATCGATGCGGTCAAGGCCGTCATCGCACCCTGA
- a CDS encoding tRNA pseudouridine(38-40) synthase TruA yields MALKPAPPAAFRLLIEYDGSRFQGWQKQGAKQSREGVRTVAGSLEHVIHEAGLRLVYLGGAGRTDAGVHALGQVAHLHLEAKGAPRPGELRRMLDTALPQDIAIRDVRSCPPRFHARHDAVDRIYLYQISRRRSAFAKPWIWWVKRSLDLDRLNQAWSSFAGDWELSSFADLDTEEDGRSRILRCELVESGSLLLLRVRATHFFRRQVRRMVGAAVACALGEEEPRRVMEDLRNPTEAANLYWGAKAAPASGLFLEAVRYSGDPEPGPPKSTVIVP; encoded by the coding sequence ATGGCCCTGAAACCCGCCCCCCCGGCCGCTTTCCGGCTGTTGATCGAATACGATGGCAGCCGTTTCCAGGGCTGGCAGAAACAGGGCGCCAAGCAGTCCCGCGAAGGGGTGCGCACGGTCGCCGGCAGCCTTGAACATGTCATCCACGAAGCGGGTTTGCGCCTGGTCTACCTCGGCGGCGCGGGCAGAACCGATGCCGGCGTCCACGCCCTGGGCCAGGTGGCGCACCTGCATCTGGAGGCCAAGGGCGCGCCCAGGCCCGGCGAACTGCGGCGGATGCTCGACACCGCCCTGCCCCAGGACATCGCCATCCGGGATGTGCGCAGTTGCCCGCCCCGCTTCCACGCGCGGCATGATGCGGTGGACCGGATCTACCTCTATCAGATCAGCCGCCGCCGCAGCGCCTTCGCCAAGCCCTGGATCTGGTGGGTGAAGCGCAGCCTGGATCTCGACCGCCTGAACCAGGCCTGGTCTTCTTTCGCGGGTGACTGGGAACTGTCTTCCTTTGCCGACCTGGATACGGAAGAAGATGGCCGCTCCCGCATCCTCCGCTGTGAGCTGGTGGAGAGCGGTTCCCTCCTCCTGCTGCGAGTCCGCGCCACCCACTTCTTCCGGCGCCAGGTGCGGCGCATGGTGGGTGCGGCCGTGGCTTGCGCCCTCGGGGAGGAAGAACCCCGCCGCGTCATGGAAGATCTCCGCAATCCCACCGAAGCGGCCAACCTCTACTGGGGCGCCAAGGCCGCGCCAGCCTCGGGCCTCTTCCTCGAAGCGGTCCGGTACTCTGGCGACCCCGAACCCGGCCCGCCGAAATCCACCGTCATCGTTCCCTGA
- a CDS encoding HD domain-containing protein → MLTRDEAWPLLCEWTPSDKLRIHARAVELVMRDLAVHLGQDVERFGLAGLLHDADYDRWPEEHPKRIVAWLRERGEEELAHAISAHYTRWGVDYDSLLDKALLASDEITGFVMACALVRPTRTEGLEPKSVKKKLKDKAFAAGVDRHEVAEGLRMLVEAAGGTEEEHLARIIATLHAHREELGLA, encoded by the coding sequence ATGCTGACCCGCGACGAAGCCTGGCCGCTGCTCTGCGAATGGACGCCCTCCGACAAGCTGCGCATCCATGCGCGGGCCGTCGAGCTGGTCATGAGGGATCTGGCCGTGCACCTGGGCCAGGATGTGGAACGCTTCGGATTGGCGGGCCTGCTGCACGATGCGGACTACGATCGCTGGCCGGAGGAGCACCCCAAGCGCATCGTGGCCTGGCTGCGGGAGCGCGGCGAAGAGGAGCTGGCCCACGCCATCAGTGCCCACTACACCCGCTGGGGCGTCGATTATGACAGCCTGCTGGACAAGGCCCTGCTGGCTTCCGACGAAATCACCGGCTTCGTCATGGCCTGTGCCCTGGTACGTCCCACTCGCACCGAGGGGCTGGAGCCCAAGAGCGTGAAGAAGAAGCTGAAGGACAAGGCCTTCGCCGCGGGCGTGGACCGTCACGAAGTGGCCGAGGGCCTGCGGATGCTCGTGGAGGCGGCGGGTGGTACCGAAGAGGAACATCTGGCTCGCATCATCGCCACGCTGCATGCCCACCGGGAAGAGCTGGGACTGGCCTAA